The genomic DNA GGGCAGCTACCAGTACACTTTCCACATTCAAGACAATAATAAGCCTTGGTCTCCTTGACTATATTCTCTAAGGACATGATGCCACCCCCCTCCCCAGCGGATTTGGCCCCATACTTTTCAAGTCTTCCACGAATTCTTTTATGACACTGGCAAATTTTTCTCCCTCTGACGCAGAGATCCATTCCAAGCGTAGCCTCTCCTCTTCCAGACCCAATGTCTTCAGGAGTTCCTTGGTCATTTTTACCCTATCTTCTGCTCTAAGATTTCCAGAGATATAATGACAGTCGCCTATGTGGCACCCCGTGATTAAAACTCCATCTATGCCGCCTTCGAATGCCCTGAGTACAAAGCTGGGCTCCACCCTACCAGAGCACATGACCTTGATGATGCGCACATTGGGCGGATATTGCATGCGGGAAACACCAGCCAGGTCTGCACCTGCATAGGAGCACCAGTTGCAGCAAAAAGCCACGATTTTTGGATCCATCAGAATATCCCTGCCATTGCATCTATCATCGCGATGATTTGTTTGTCTGTGAAATGCTTGAGAGTTATGGCGCCACTTGGACACGCAACAGAGCAGGTGCCGCATCCCTTGCAGAGAACCTTTTTTACCTGCGCTACTAACCTTCCTGGCTCGATTTCTTTTAGCTCTAGGGCATTATACTCACATACCTCCTCGCACCTACCGCAGCCCCTACATAGGATTTCATCAACGCTAATGACAGCTCCCTCTGCCTCTACACGCTCTTTAGACAGTATCGTGGCTGCTCTGGATGCAGCTGCACTGGCCTGCGAGAGGGTTTCGTCTATGGACTTGGGCGAATGAGCCAAGCCGCACAAGAAGATTCCGTCATTTGAGAAGTCGATTGGCCGCAGCTTAACGTGCGCCTCTAAGAAGAAGCCATCTCCCCTAAGAGGGACTTTTAGCATTTCTGATAGTTCCTTATTGCCAGGATGAGGGAGTACTGCAGCACTCAGTACCAAGAGATCCGGCTTGATCAAGAATTTTCTCCCCAAGGTGCGATCGACCACCAATACTTTCAGGACTCCGTCCTCCAGGATAACCTCTGGTTTCTCTTTTTCATCATAGCGAAGAAATATGATGCCCTCTTCTCTTGCCTTTCGATAGTAATCTTCTGTGAATCCGGGGGTTCTTATGTCCCTATATAATACGTAGACGTTTGCATCTGGGCTCTTTTCTTTGATCTTCAGCGCATTCTTGATCGCATCATAGCAGCAGACTCGACTACAATAGGGTCTCTCTTCGTTTCTGGAGCCGACACACTGAATCATCACAATCGTCTTAGCCTTTAACTCATTGTTAGCCAGCTTTTCCTCCAGCTCAAGTTGTGTAAGCACTCGGTCATCCTCGCCGTATAGATACTCCTCTGGCTTGTATTCAACTCCGCCAGTAGCTATGATGATCACTCCACTCGCCAGATCTTTTTCATCGCCATCTTGATTTATTTTAACCAGAAAGTTTCCAACATAACCCCCAACGTCCACTATGTTTGTGCCCGTGTAAACATGTATTTTTGAGTTCTTCATAACCTCATCGATAAGCTCATTCACATGTTCCTTGGGGCTTACACCACCCAAGCTATAGTATAGTCTGCGCAGATTGCCACCGAGTTCCTTCTCCTTCTCTATCAAGTGCACCTCATAGCCTTGATTAGCCAATTCGAGGGCAGCGGTCATTCCTGCTATGCCGCCGCCGATTACCAGTCCAGAGGGGTTTACATCCACAAATATTCTTTCTAGCGGCTCAAGTAGTCTTGCCTTCGCAACGATCATCCTGACCAGGTCTTTAGTCTTCTCCGTTGCTTCTTCTTTTTCATGTTGGTGTACCCATGAGCATTGATCCCTGATATTCGCCATCTCAAAAAGATAGGGATTTAACCCGGCTTCCCTTATCGTGCTCCTGAAGAGTGATTCATGGGTTCTGGGAGTGCAAGAAGCCACAACCACCCTATTTAAGTCATGCTCTTCTATGGCACCTTTTATCCTATCTTGAGCATCCCTAGAGCAGGTGTAGGGGTCCTCTTCCACATACGCCACGTTTGGCAGTGATTTGGCATATTCCACAACCCTTGGTATGTCCACTACGCCGCCGATGTTTACTCCACAGTTGCATATGAAAACGCCAATTCTTGGATCTTCACCCAAGACATCTTTTTCGGGAGGGTATGACTTTCCTACTACCAGCGTCCCCCTTTCAGAGGACAGAAGGCCTGATGCCTTGGAGGCAGCACCAGATGCTTGGGCTACGCTCTCTGGAATGTCTTTGGGGGAGGCAAAAGCGCCACACACATATATTCCTTGCCTAGAGGTTTCCACTGGTGAGTACTCGCTGGTTGAACAGAAACCATATTGGTTTAGCTCTATTCCAAGCTTTTCACTGAGTTCTTTGGGTTCCTTGGGTGGCATGAGCCCGACCGAGAGCACCACGAGGTCGAACTCCTCCCCTATTAGCTTTCCATCCTCATCTTCATACTTGATCAACATTTTTTCCGAATCGGTCTCTTCTACTGAAGACGGCCTGCATCGCGTGAACCTTACCCCATATTCTTCCTTTGCCCTATTGTAATATTCTTCGAATCCCTTTCCATGAGTTCGAATGTCAATGTAGAAGATATTTACATCTATGGCAGGATTGTGTTCCTTTGTTATTATCGCCTCTTTAACTGCATAGGTGCAACATACCGAGGAGCAATAGGGATTGTTCTTCACATCTCTCGAGCCGACGCACTGGATGAAGGCGATGCTATTCGTAGTCTTCTTATCAGAGGGTCTGTCGAGATGGCCGCCTGTGGGACCTGAAGCACAAACCAAGCGCTCGTACTCCAAGGCAGTGATGACGTTTTTATATCTGCCATAGCCGTATTCCTTTATCCCAGAGGGATCAAAGGAATCGAATCCACAAGCAACGATGATGGCGCCCACGTGAATCTCGATTTCCTCTGGTTTTTGATAGAGATCGATGGCTCCTGCGTCGCACACCGCTACGCAGTTTCCACATTTGACGCAGTGCTCCCTGTCCACCATAACGACTCTGGGCACAGCCTGGAGAAACGGGATAAATATATTGCCCCTTGAGCGGAGGGCCATATCAAACTCGTCTGGAAGATTGATGTAGGGGCAGGCAGAAACACAATCACCACAGCCGGTGCACTTTTCCTCGTCCACGTACCTGGGTTTCTTGAGTATCTTTACCTTAAAGTCTCCTGCCTTGCCGGAAACTTCAGTCAGATCAGCATTTGTTATGAGTTCGATGTTTGGATGTGTTCCCACATTCACGAGTTTAGGGGATAAAATGCATATTGAGCAATCGCCGGTTGGGAAGGTCTTGTCGAGTTGTGCCATGACTCCTCCGATAGAGGGGGACTTCTCCAGCAGGTACACTTTGAAGCCAGAATCTGCCAGATCAAGAGATGCCTGTATACCTGCTATCCCACCACCAACGACAAGTACTGCTCCGACTTTCTTAGAGGCTTGCATAAACTCTTCTCCTAGATCGTTATTCTCAAAAATTATTTCGATTTATATTCCCTTATTTTATCTCTCAGATCATATTTAGTACTTTCGTTGAAGATTCCCCCAACATCAATAAACAACTATTTTAAACCGTTATATTTGTCAACGGTTACTTCTGTAGCCAGAGTGTTATACGAGTAGAAAAGTGTTATACGAGCCGAAATAATAAACCATAGACCATAAATCGATCTAAAGCACCCCTCCAGAAATTTACCAGACCTTCGAAATGTCTGAACTCTGCAATTAGCTTAAAATAACTTAATCTCAAACTTTTAAGTGAGCTGGAATGGCAACGGTTCTCTCTTTCTACCCCAGGATAAAGAAGTGTTCGAATCCCACTTCAAAAAAGTCACTGGAGATAGTTTTTTCTTTATTTGCCCCTTTTCATATAAAGCGTCCTGATGGGGAAGGGTATCTCTATGTTTTCCTCCTCGAATCTCTCCTTTATCCTGGAGTTTATGTGATCTATAACATCTACCTTCTTCGTTACATCTTCTATCCATACGATTAAGATTAAATTAAGCGAAAAATCATCAAACTCATTGAAGATAACTTTTGGTTCTGGGTCGTCCAAGACATCTGGTGCCTCTTTTGCTATCTCCAAAAGAACTCTTCGTACCTTAGCCATGTCTGACCCATATGCAACCCCGATGGGTATACGAACCTTTAATCTGCGATCTGGTTCGACGAGATTGGTCAGCTTCATCTTTGAGAGTTCTGAATTAGGTATGGTTACTATTGTGTGATTGATGATGTCATACAATCGAGTACTTCGCATGCCAACATCCCTGACTTCATAAAGCTCTTCCGCGCCCAACATGATTCTGTCTCCAAGTTTGAATGGGTGGTCGAGCATCATATAAAATCCAGAAAACATGTTTGAGAGAGTATCTTGCAATGCCAATGCAATTGCTAAACCAGCGATACCCATCCCAGCTAACAGCGGTGTTATGTTTATTTTCAAAATATTCAGGATTAGCAGGATGCCTACGATTAAGAGAAATACTTTTACTATTCTCTCCAAGACAGGGATGACAACCTGGTCAATACTGGTCTTGGTCCTCTTTGCCAGAGAACGTCCATATTCCTGCATCAAGGCTGGAACAATATTATAGATAACCCAAGTGCCAAGTATAGCACCTATTATCTTAAATACAAGTCCAATTTGAGCTAAAAACGGAAATTTTACAATGATTAAAGCAAGATGAATACCAAGAAGAAGTATGAGTATATAAAGAGGCCCTTTTATCGTTTTTATTATAACATCTACCCCTTTAATCTTCGTTCTAGCTGCAAATTTCTCCAGATATTTTTCGAAAAA from Methanocellales archaeon includes the following:
- a CDS encoding CoB--CoM heterodisulfide reductase iron-sulfur subunit A family protein, whose protein sequence is MQASKKVGAVLVVGGGIAGIQASLDLADSGFKVYLLEKSPSIGGVMAQLDKTFPTGDCSICILSPKLVNVGTHPNIELITNADLTEVSGKAGDFKVKILKKPRYVDEEKCTGCGDCVSACPYINLPDEFDMALRSRGNIFIPFLQAVPRVVMVDREHCVKCGNCVAVCDAGAIDLYQKPEEIEIHVGAIIVACGFDSFDPSGIKEYGYGRYKNVITALEYERLVCASGPTGGHLDRPSDKKTTNSIAFIQCVGSRDVKNNPYCSSVCCTYAVKEAIITKEHNPAIDVNIFYIDIRTHGKGFEEYYNRAKEEYGVRFTRCRPSSVEETDSEKMLIKYEDEDGKLIGEEFDLVVLSVGLMPPKEPKELSEKLGIELNQYGFCSTSEYSPVETSRQGIYVCGAFASPKDIPESVAQASGAASKASGLLSSERGTLVVGKSYPPEKDVLGEDPRIGVFICNCGVNIGGVVDIPRVVEYAKSLPNVAYVEEDPYTCSRDAQDRIKGAIEEHDLNRVVVASCTPRTHESLFRSTIREAGLNPYLFEMANIRDQCSWVHQHEKEEATEKTKDLVRMIVAKARLLEPLERIFVDVNPSGLVIGGGIAGMTAALELANQGYEVHLIEKEKELGGNLRRLYYSLGGVSPKEHVNELIDEVMKNSKIHVYTGTNIVDVGGYVGNFLVKINQDGDEKDLASGVIIIATGGVEYKPEEYLYGEDDRVLTQLELEEKLANNELKAKTIVMIQCVGSRNEERPYCSRVCCYDAIKNALKIKEKSPDANVYVLYRDIRTPGFTEDYYRKAREEGIIFLRYDEKEKPEVILEDGVLKVLVVDRTLGRKFLIKPDLLVLSAAVLPHPGNKELSEMLKVPLRGDGFFLEAHVKLRPIDFSNDGIFLCGLAHSPKSIDETLSQASAAASRAATILSKERVEAEGAVISVDEILCRGCGRCEEVCEYNALELKEIEPGRLVAQVKKVLCKGCGTCSVACPSGAITLKHFTDKQIIAMIDAMAGIF
- a CDS encoding hydrogenase iron-sulfur subunit translates to MDPKIVAFCCNWCSYAGADLAGVSRMQYPPNVRIIKVMCSGRVEPSFVLRAFEGGIDGVLITGCHIGDCHYISGNLRAEDRVKMTKELLKTLGLEEERLRLEWISASEGEKFASVIKEFVEDLKSMGPNPLGRGVASCP
- a CDS encoding mechanosensitive ion channel family protein, yielding MVEIAMIWDYIQYIEALVILLLTLVVARVVMRFFEKYLEKFAARTKIKGVDVIIKTIKGPLYILILLLGIHLALIIVKFPFLAQIGLVFKIIGAILGTWVIYNIVPALMQEYGRSLAKRTKTSIDQVVIPVLERIVKVFLLIVGILLILNILKINITPLLAGMGIAGLAIALALQDTLSNMFSGFYMMLDHPFKLGDRIMLGAEELYEVRDVGMRSTRLYDIINHTIVTIPNSELSKMKLTNLVEPDRRLKVRIPIGVAYGSDMAKVRRVLLEIAKEAPDVLDDPEPKVIFNEFDDFSLNLILIVWIEDVTKKVDVIDHINSRIKERFEEENIEIPFPIRTLYMKRGK